One region of Vibrio pelagius genomic DNA includes:
- the coaE gene encoding dephospho-CoA kinase (Dephospho-CoA kinase (CoaE) performs the final step in coenzyme A biosynthesis.), whose translation MATIIGLTGGIASGKTTVADLFQKHFNIDIVDADIVAREVVALGSDGLRQITEHFGEAILLEDGTLNRAKLRKQIFSHPEDKAWLNALLHPMIRNKIEQELTNIRSPYGLLVAPLLIENQMQGMADRVLVIDVPKEVQIQRTMNRDNVSEEQVNAILKSQASREQRLAVADDVIKNHTKNQDLLPQITDLHQKYLAISTQDR comes from the coding sequence ATGGCTACCATTATTGGTCTCACTGGCGGTATTGCTAGCGGAAAGACCACCGTTGCTGACCTGTTTCAAAAGCACTTCAACATCGATATTGTCGATGCCGATATCGTAGCACGTGAAGTCGTTGCGCTAGGCAGCGACGGATTACGTCAGATCACTGAACATTTTGGCGAAGCAATCCTTTTAGAAGACGGGACCCTCAACCGAGCGAAACTTCGTAAGCAGATCTTCAGTCACCCAGAAGACAAAGCTTGGTTGAATGCGCTGCTTCATCCAATGATTCGTAATAAGATTGAACAAGAGCTGACAAACATTCGCTCTCCCTATGGTTTACTCGTTGCACCTTTACTGATTGAAAACCAGATGCAAGGTATGGCAGATCGCGTTTTAGTTATTGATGTTCCTAAAGAAGTTCAGATTCAACGCACCATGAACCGAGACAATGTCTCTGAAGAACAGGTCAACGCGATCCTCAAATCACAAGCTTCACGAGAACAGCGTTTAGCGGTTGCGGACGACGTGATTAAAAACCATACTAAAAACCAAGATCTTTTGCCTCAAATCACAGATTTACATCAAAAGTATCTAGCAATAAGCACGCAAGATCGGTAA
- a CDS encoding type II secretion system F family protein yields MAIKPKQSQLKNYHWRGINSSGKRVSGQTLALTELEVRDKLREQHIQIKKIKKKSISALTRLTNQVKAKDITLLTRQLATMLGTGVPIIQAIKLVSDNHRKAEMKSILSQIRKGVEAGTPLSKAMRTASRHFDDLYTDLVATGELSGNLAEVFERLATYREKSAQLKSKVVKALIYPVMVVMTALLVSYLMLTKVIPEFESMFSGFGADLPWFTAKVMELSHWMQAYGFYTFVGLGAATLLFIQARKRSYAIRLATSRIGLRMPIIGGVVAKASIAKFSRTLSTSFSSGIPILTSLRTTAKTTGNVHFESAITEVHKETAAGMPMYIAMRNSQAFPEMVLQMVMIGEESGNLDDMLNKVATIYEFEVDNTVDNLGKILEPLIILFLGSVVGSLVVAMYLPIFNLMSVLG; encoded by the coding sequence ATGGCAATCAAACCTAAACAATCACAACTCAAGAATTATCACTGGAGAGGCATTAACAGCTCGGGAAAGAGAGTGTCAGGGCAAACCTTGGCTCTTACTGAGCTAGAAGTCAGAGACAAGCTTCGCGAACAGCATATTCAGATCAAGAAGATAAAGAAAAAAAGTATCTCCGCGCTCACTCGCCTAACGAATCAGGTCAAAGCAAAAGACATCACCCTGTTAACACGCCAGTTAGCAACCATGTTAGGAACCGGAGTCCCAATCATCCAAGCGATAAAACTGGTGTCAGATAACCATAGAAAAGCTGAGATGAAATCGATTTTGTCGCAGATACGCAAAGGCGTTGAAGCTGGAACCCCTTTATCAAAAGCGATGAGAACCGCAAGCCGCCATTTTGATGACTTGTATACCGACCTTGTCGCAACCGGAGAGCTGTCTGGAAACCTCGCAGAAGTATTTGAACGACTGGCGACCTACCGAGAAAAGAGCGCGCAGCTCAAATCAAAAGTGGTTAAAGCGCTGATTTACCCTGTGATGGTAGTCATGACAGCCTTATTGGTTTCCTATTTGATGCTAACTAAAGTGATCCCAGAGTTCGAGTCCATGTTTTCAGGATTTGGTGCTGACTTGCCTTGGTTTACAGCTAAAGTCATGGAACTGTCTCACTGGATGCAGGCCTACGGCTTCTATACCTTTGTTGGTTTGGGTGCAGCAACTCTACTCTTCATCCAGGCCCGTAAACGCTCTTATGCCATTCGGCTTGCCACTAGCCGCATTGGCTTACGCATGCCCATTATCGGAGGTGTAGTCGCCAAGGCTTCAATAGCCAAATTCAGCCGCACGTTGTCAACCAGCTTCAGTTCTGGGATACCGATCCTGACAAGTCTTAGAACGACAGCCAAAACGACAGGTAACGTACACTTTGAATCCGCGATTACGGAAGTCCACAAAGAGACAGCGGCAGGAATGCCAATGTATATTGCGATGCGCAATAGCCAAGCCTTCCCTGAAATGGTACTGCAGATGGTGATGATAGGCGAAGAGTCTGGCAACCTTGATGATATGCTCAATAAAGTGGCGACGATCTATGAATTTGAGGTCGACAACACCGTCGATAATCTGGGCAAGATCTTAGAACCACTGATCATCCTTTTTCTGGGATCTGTTGTAGGGAGCTTAGTGGTTGCGATGTACTTACCGATCTTTAACTTAATGAGTGTGTTAGGATAG
- the nadC gene encoding carboxylating nicotinate-nucleotide diphosphorylase, with amino-acid sequence MKNTHNSHQRLDYLKEQLPLEISRAVAETIKEDLGGTLDPAADITASLIPADAINSATIITREHGVFCGKAWADEVFKQLGGEVTIEWNVEDGDKVEPNQTLCTLTGPARALLTGERNAMNFIQTLSGCATATAIYADKIKHTECRLLDTRKTIPGLRSALKYAVACGGGFNHRIGVFDAYLIKENHIIACGGIEKAIATAKELNPGKPVEVETESLEELEQAISAGADIIMLDNFTTDMMREAVKINAGRAALENSGNVTLDTIAEFAETGVDYISVGALTKHLKAMDLSMRFKA; translated from the coding sequence ATGAAAAACACACATAACAGCCACCAACGCCTTGACTACTTAAAAGAGCAGCTTCCATTAGAGATCTCTCGTGCAGTTGCAGAAACCATTAAAGAAGATCTAGGCGGCACACTGGATCCAGCGGCTGATATAACGGCAAGTCTAATCCCAGCTGACGCAATCAACAGCGCAACCATCATCACTCGCGAACATGGCGTATTCTGTGGTAAAGCATGGGCTGATGAGGTTTTTAAACAACTTGGCGGTGAAGTAACTATCGAGTGGAACGTAGAAGATGGTGACAAGGTTGAACCTAACCAAACGCTTTGCACCCTAACCGGTCCTGCTCGCGCTCTACTGACGGGTGAGCGCAATGCGATGAATTTCATTCAAACGCTATCTGGCTGTGCGACGGCAACAGCTATCTATGCAGACAAAATTAAGCACACAGAGTGCCGTCTGCTTGATACTCGTAAAACTATCCCAGGTCTGCGTAGCGCACTCAAGTACGCTGTAGCATGTGGCGGCGGTTTCAACCACCGTATCGGCGTGTTCGACGCTTATCTTATTAAAGAGAACCACATCATTGCTTGTGGTGGTATCGAAAAAGCCATCGCAACAGCAAAAGAGCTCAACCCTGGTAAACCGGTTGAAGTTGAAACGGAGAGTTTGGAAGAGCTTGAGCAAGCAATCAGCGCAGGGGCAGATATCATCATGCTAGACAACTTCACCACAGACATGATGCGTGAAGCGGTTAAGATCAACGCAGGTCGTGCAGCGTTAGAAAATTCAGGTAACGTGACACTAGACACCATTGCAGAATTTGCAGAAACCGGTGTTGATTACATTTCAGTAGGCGCATTGACTAAGCACCTTAAAGCGATGGATCTTTCGATGCGTTTCAAAGCGTAA
- the zapD gene encoding cell division protein ZapD translates to MITHKFEHPLNEKTRIYLRVESLLRQLHLSSTFSDAQQYQLFFRSIFDLIEIFEQIQLKSELAKDIEKQRVTYKSWLNVEGVDQEMLTSLLEDISNIYRELMLAERFGQSLKEDRFLSAIRQRFNLPGGSCCFDLPALHYWLHLPLDKRMNDAKAWMDSLQPLYDALNLWLKLTRETGHFQPQIARAGFFQSDAEEANILRLSIPMQYGAYPMISGHKNRFAVKFMCFESGQACTQDIEFELAVCS, encoded by the coding sequence ATGATCACTCATAAATTTGAACATCCTCTAAATGAGAAAACACGTATCTACTTAAGAGTGGAATCCCTCTTGAGGCAGCTGCACCTGTCTTCAACATTTTCAGATGCTCAACAGTACCAATTGTTCTTTCGTTCAATCTTCGATCTGATTGAGATCTTTGAACAAATTCAACTAAAGAGTGAACTGGCAAAAGACATTGAGAAGCAGCGTGTCACGTACAAGAGCTGGCTCAATGTCGAAGGCGTCGATCAGGAGATGCTCACTTCACTGCTAGAAGACATCAGCAACATCTACCGTGAGCTAATGCTGGCTGAACGCTTTGGTCAGTCTCTGAAAGAAGATCGCTTCCTAAGTGCTATTCGTCAGCGTTTCAACCTACCCGGTGGCTCATGTTGCTTTGATCTACCGGCTCTGCACTATTGGCTGCATCTTCCTCTTGATAAGAGAATGAATGATGCTAAAGCTTGGATGGATAGCTTACAACCTCTGTATGACGCCCTAAACCTATGGTTAAAGTTAACTCGCGAAACGGGGCACTTCCAACCGCAAATCGCTCGTGCGGGCTTCTTTCAAAGCGATGCGGAAGAGGCGAACATCTTACGCCTCTCAATTCCAATGCAGTATGGCGCTTACCCAATGATTTCAGGACACAAAAACCGCTTTGCCGTGAAGTTTATGTGCTTTGAAAGCGGTCAGGCGTGCACTCAAGATATCGAATTTGAATTAGCTGTCTGCAGCTAG
- the pilB gene encoding type IV-A pilus assembly ATPase PilB — MITNLPTVLRQANLLSLAQEQIVVEHLQASGGSTPEALITHGLFSADSLAEQTAHLFGLPLISLTDYDYEPLCEQLGLRELITQHRVIPIAKSASTLTLASSDPTDLYAEDDFRFATGLQIDSVVANYRTLESAIRRLYGKAITNGDSNRKEITQDELAHLVEVSDDEVSTVEDLSQDDSPVSRFINQILVDAVRKGASDIHFEPYEEYYRVRLRCDGILIETQQPAAHLSRRLSARLKIIAKLDIAERRLPQDGRIKLRLNQEIAIDMRVSTLPTLWGEKIVLRLLDSSAANLDIDTLGYSEQQKLLYLNALKRPQGMILMTGPTGSGKTVSLYTGLRILNTSERNISTAEDPVEINLCGVNQVQVQPKIGFGFAEALRSFLRQDPDIVMVGEIRDIETAEIAIKASQTGHLVLSTLHTNSAAETVTRLAHMGIEPFNLASSLSLIIAQRLARRLCPHCKIRDDDQTIYHRHAIDANHTFFKANPNGCNECNQGYAGRVGIYEVMPFTDKLKASLISRPNAIEIETLAKQEGMQTLRDSGLEKLLLGVTSYQELQRVLYI; from the coding sequence ATGATAACCAACCTACCCACCGTTCTGCGTCAGGCTAACTTACTTAGCCTGGCTCAAGAACAAATCGTAGTGGAACACTTACAAGCTTCTGGTGGGTCAACACCGGAAGCTTTAATCACACATGGCTTGTTCAGTGCCGATAGCCTTGCCGAACAGACCGCACACCTCTTTGGCTTACCGTTAATATCACTCACTGATTACGACTATGAACCTCTGTGTGAACAGCTTGGGCTACGCGAACTCATCACTCAACACCGAGTCATACCGATCGCTAAATCAGCCTCTACGCTTACCTTGGCTTCTTCTGACCCAACCGACCTGTATGCTGAAGATGATTTTCGTTTTGCCACTGGACTGCAAATTGACTCAGTAGTTGCAAACTATCGTACTCTTGAAAGCGCAATTCGGCGACTTTATGGCAAAGCAATTACCAATGGTGATAGCAATCGCAAAGAGATAACCCAAGACGAACTCGCCCATTTGGTGGAGGTTTCTGATGATGAAGTCAGTACCGTCGAAGATCTTAGCCAAGATGACTCGCCCGTCAGCCGCTTCATCAATCAAATCCTAGTCGATGCGGTACGTAAAGGCGCATCAGATATCCATTTCGAACCTTATGAGGAGTACTACCGAGTCCGCCTACGTTGCGATGGCATCTTAATCGAAACCCAACAACCGGCAGCACATCTTAGTCGGAGACTATCAGCACGTTTAAAGATCATTGCTAAGCTTGATATTGCGGAGCGCCGTTTGCCTCAAGATGGTCGAATTAAGCTGAGGCTCAATCAAGAGATCGCCATCGATATGCGTGTCTCTACTCTGCCGACACTTTGGGGAGAGAAGATTGTATTGCGTCTGCTCGATAGCAGTGCAGCCAACCTTGATATTGACACTCTTGGCTACAGTGAACAGCAGAAATTACTTTATCTCAACGCGCTAAAACGTCCACAAGGCATGATTCTTATGACGGGCCCAACCGGTAGCGGTAAAACCGTCTCTCTTTATACAGGGCTTCGCATCCTCAACACCTCAGAAAGAAACATCTCTACCGCTGAAGATCCTGTAGAGATTAACCTTTGTGGCGTCAATCAAGTCCAGGTTCAACCCAAAATAGGCTTTGGCTTTGCTGAAGCGCTGCGATCTTTTCTGCGCCAAGATCCAGATATCGTGATGGTCGGTGAAATACGCGATATTGAAACCGCTGAAATTGCGATAAAAGCCTCCCAAACCGGCCACTTGGTACTCTCGACACTGCACACTAACTCAGCTGCAGAAACAGTCACACGCCTTGCACATATGGGGATTGAACCTTTTAACTTGGCTTCATCATTGAGCCTCATCATTGCTCAACGTCTCGCAAGGCGACTATGCCCACATTGCAAAATTAGAGACGATGACCAAACCATTTATCACCGTCATGCCATTGATGCTAACCACACGTTTTTTAAAGCGAATCCGAACGGCTGCAATGAGTGCAATCAAGGTTATGCCGGCCGTGTGGGTATCTATGAAGTGATGCCGTTTACTGACAAGCTCAAAGCCAGTCTCATCTCCCGCCCAAACGCGATCGAGATAGAAACTCTCGCTAAACAAGAAGGTATGCAGACTCTCCGAGACTCTGGTTTAGAGAAGCTGCTATTGGGTGTAACAAGCTACCAAGAGCTACAGCGTGTCCTTTATATCTAG
- the rpsP gene encoding 30S ribosomal protein S16: MVTIRLARHGAKKRPFYQIVVADSRNAATGRFIEKVGFFNPTAQGQEEGLRLDLDRVNHWVGQGASLSDRVAKLVKDAQKAA; this comes from the coding sequence ATGGTAACCATTCGTTTGGCACGTCACGGCGCTAAGAAGCGTCCATTCTATCAAATCGTAGTAGCGGACAGCCGCAATGCAGCAACTGGCCGTTTCATCGAGAAAGTAGGTTTCTTTAACCCTACTGCTCAAGGTCAAGAAGAAGGTCTACGTCTAGACCTAGATCGCGTTAACCACTGGGTTGGTCAAGGCGCATCTCTATCTGACCGCGTAGCTAAGCTAGTTAAAGACGCTCAAAAAGCGGCTTAA
- the yacG gene encoding DNA gyrase inhibitor YacG, protein MSKKITIVKCPQCQTDVEWGEQSPHRPFCSKQCQMIDFGEWADEENSIAGAPDMSDSDGWSEDQY, encoded by the coding sequence ATGTCTAAGAAAATCACCATCGTTAAATGCCCACAATGTCAGACTGATGTTGAGTGGGGTGAGCAGAGTCCACATCGCCCTTTCTGTAGCAAACAGTGTCAGATGATTGATTTTGGTGAGTGGGCCGACGAAGAGAACAGTATCGCGGGTGCTCCCGATATGTCGGACAGTGATGGTTGGTCGGAAGATCAGTACTAA
- the trmD gene encoding tRNA (guanosine(37)-N1)-methyltransferase TrmD has translation MWVGVISLFPEMFRSVTDFGVTGQAVKKGLLSIETWNPRDFTHDKHRTVDDRPYGGGPGMLMMVQPLRDAIHTAKQASPGKTKVIYLSPQGRKLDQKGVEELATNENLLLICGRYEGVDERIIQSEVDEEWSIGDFVMTGGELPAMTLIDSVSRFIPGVLGDFASAEEDSFANGLLDCPHYTRPEVLDDKEVPSVLKSGNHKDIRRWRLKQSLGRTWLRRPELLENLALTDEQEQLLAEFIKEQRS, from the coding sequence ATGTGGGTTGGCGTAATTAGCCTTTTTCCTGAAATGTTCCGTTCTGTTACTGATTTTGGAGTAACAGGTCAAGCGGTTAAAAAAGGTCTTTTATCGATTGAGACATGGAATCCTCGCGATTTCACTCACGATAAACATCGCACTGTTGATGATAGACCTTACGGTGGTGGTCCTGGCATGTTGATGATGGTGCAGCCTTTGCGCGACGCTATTCACACTGCCAAGCAAGCATCACCGGGGAAAACGAAAGTTATCTATCTTTCACCTCAAGGTCGCAAGCTCGACCAGAAAGGTGTTGAAGAGCTGGCAACAAATGAGAATTTACTTCTTATCTGTGGTCGCTACGAAGGGGTAGATGAGCGCATCATACAATCTGAAGTGGACGAAGAATGGTCGATTGGTGATTTTGTGATGACGGGTGGCGAACTGCCGGCCATGACGCTAATTGACTCGGTCTCACGGTTTATTCCGGGAGTCCTAGGTGATTTCGCGTCAGCAGAAGAGGACTCTTTTGCAAATGGTTTGTTAGATTGCCCTCACTATACGCGCCCTGAGGTGCTAGACGATAAAGAGGTGCCTTCGGTACTCAAGTCTGGAAACCATAAGGACATTCGTCGCTGGCGATTAAAACAATCGCTGGGCCGTACTTGGCTAAGAAGACCAGAACTCCTGGAAAACCTAGCTCTGACTGACGAACAGGAACAATTACTGGCTGAATTCATTAAAGAGCAACGCTCTTAA
- a CDS encoding prepilin peptidase, with translation MEVFHYYPWLFPVLAFIFSLLIGSFLNVVIHRLPIMMQREWQQECSESFPDYKIPMPKGTYNLSVPRSTCPKCETQIRVIDNIPVFSWLVLKGKCRQCSNPISPRYPLVELLTAVMCSFVAAHFGFGYYTIALIFFTFALISATFIDLDTMLLPDQITLPLVWSGIALALFGISPITLQDSVIGAMAGYLALWSVYWLFKLLTGKEGMGYGDFKLLAALGAWLGWQHLPMIILLSSLVGLVFGLIQLRLKQQGIDKAFPFGPYLAIAGWISLIWGENIMAWYFTSVLGI, from the coding sequence ATGGAAGTATTTCACTACTATCCTTGGCTATTCCCCGTATTAGCTTTTATCTTCAGCCTACTTATCGGTAGTTTTCTCAACGTCGTTATCCATCGTTTGCCAATTATGATGCAACGAGAATGGCAGCAAGAGTGCTCTGAAAGCTTCCCTGATTACAAGATTCCGATGCCAAAGGGGACATACAACCTCAGCGTACCCCGTTCAACCTGCCCGAAATGTGAAACGCAGATTCGAGTCATCGATAATATTCCAGTATTCAGTTGGTTGGTTTTGAAAGGCAAATGTCGACAGTGTTCGAATCCTATCAGCCCTCGCTACCCTTTGGTTGAGCTACTCACTGCGGTGATGTGTAGCTTCGTTGCGGCGCATTTTGGTTTCGGTTACTACACAATCGCACTGATCTTTTTTACCTTTGCCTTAATATCAGCGACCTTCATCGACCTCGATACCATGCTACTGCCCGATCAAATCACGCTACCATTGGTCTGGTCAGGTATTGCGCTTGCGCTGTTTGGCATCAGCCCTATCACCCTTCAAGACTCAGTCATAGGAGCAATGGCTGGCTACTTAGCGCTATGGTCAGTCTACTGGCTATTCAAACTCCTAACGGGCAAAGAGGGCATGGGCTATGGTGATTTCAAACTTCTTGCCGCATTAGGGGCTTGGCTTGGTTGGCAACACCTACCCATGATCATCTTGCTCTCTTCGCTGGTTGGCCTCGTGTTTGGCTTAATTCAGCTGCGATTGAAACAGCAAGGCATCGACAAAGCCTTCCCTTTTGGTCCTTATCTCGCCATTGCCGGTTGGATCAGTCTAATTTGGGGCGAGAACATTATGGCTTGGTATTTTACTTCGGTTTTAGGAATTTAA
- the pdhR gene encoding pyruvate dehydrogenase complex transcriptional repressor PdhR translates to MAYQRIRQPKLSDVIEKELERLIVEGTLAPGQQLPPERELAKQFDVSRPSIREAIQRLEAKRLLTRRQGGGTFVSENIWKSFSDPLLNLLSTHSETQLDLLESRHAMEGISAYFAALRGTEEDFARIQACLDNIRGAQEKTDIEAESAAVMAFLIALTEAAHNVVLLHIVRSLAPLLEQNVLENLKLLHRRKDVVEKVSIHRANIVDAIVSGQPEKAREMSHSHLAYIEETLLDLTREESRRERSLRRIQQGKES, encoded by the coding sequence ATGGCTTATCAAAGGATTCGTCAGCCAAAACTCTCAGATGTCATTGAAAAAGAGTTAGAAAGGTTGATTGTGGAAGGAACACTGGCGCCCGGGCAGCAACTGCCGCCAGAGCGTGAACTGGCTAAACAGTTCGATGTGTCTCGTCCTTCGATCCGAGAAGCGATACAACGTTTAGAAGCCAAGCGCTTGCTTACTCGCCGTCAAGGTGGGGGAACGTTCGTCAGTGAAAATATCTGGAAAAGCTTTTCAGATCCGCTCCTGAATTTGTTGTCCACTCACTCCGAAACCCAACTAGACTTGTTGGAATCGCGTCATGCGATGGAGGGAATTTCTGCTTATTTTGCTGCGTTGCGTGGTACTGAAGAAGACTTTGCTCGAATTCAAGCATGCCTAGATAACATTCGAGGTGCGCAAGAAAAGACCGATATTGAAGCTGAATCTGCAGCTGTGATGGCTTTCCTTATCGCTTTAACGGAAGCGGCTCATAACGTCGTGCTTTTGCATATCGTTCGCAGTTTAGCTCCGTTACTTGAGCAAAATGTCTTAGAAAATCTAAAGCTGTTGCATCGTCGAAAAGACGTTGTGGAAAAAGTGAGTATACATCGAGCTAACATCGTGGATGCGATTGTTTCTGGTCAGCCTGAAAAGGCGCGTGAAATGTCACATTCTCATTTAGCTTACATCGAAGAAACATTGCTGGATTTGACCAGAGAAGAGTCGCGTCGCGAACGTTCACTGCGTCGAATTCAACAGGGTAAAGAGTCGTAA
- the rimM gene encoding ribosome maturation factor RimM (Essential for efficient processing of 16S rRNA): MSMKDKETMSKQDEKIVMGKFGATYGIRGWLKVFSYTDNAESIFDYTPWYINQKGKWVEFNVESWKRHNKGMVCKLEGLEVREEAHTLTNFEIAVDPASLPELSEDEFYWRELFGMQVVTTKGYSLGEVTDLLETGSNDVLVVKANLKDAFGQKERLIPYLEEQVIKKVDREAQRIEVDWDPGF; this comes from the coding sequence ATGTCGATGAAGGATAAAGAAACGATGAGCAAGCAAGACGAAAAAATTGTTATGGGCAAGTTTGGTGCTACCTATGGCATTCGCGGCTGGCTGAAAGTTTTTTCCTACACAGACAATGCTGAAAGCATATTCGATTACACCCCTTGGTACATTAACCAAAAGGGTAAGTGGGTTGAGTTCAATGTTGAAAGCTGGAAGCGCCATAACAAAGGTATGGTGTGTAAGCTTGAAGGGCTTGAGGTTCGTGAAGAAGCTCATACTCTGACTAACTTTGAAATCGCTGTAGACCCGGCATCACTACCTGAATTGTCAGAAGATGAATTCTACTGGCGTGAATTGTTTGGTATGCAAGTTGTTACCACTAAGGGCTATTCCCTTGGTGAGGTCACTGACCTATTAGAAACTGGCTCAAACGATGTTCTCGTGGTGAAAGCAAATCTTAAAGATGCTTTTGGCCAAAAGGAACGGTTAATACCGTACCTTGAAGAGCAAGTGATCAAAAAAGTTGATCGCGAAGCTCAACGGATCGAAGTTGACTGGGATCCTGGATTCTAA
- the ampD gene encoding 1,6-anhydro-N-acetylmuramyl-L-alanine amidase AmpD — protein MMISETGWYSAAKHLPSPFYDARPQQDDVSLLVVHNISLPPGQFGGPYIEQFFTGQLNPEEHPFFKVIHNMGVSAHCLIRRSGEIVQFVSFLDRAWHAGKSSFAGRERCNDYSIGIELEGTDFVAYSESQYRALAELTDAITQRFPQITAERITGHQYIAPLRKTDPGLSFDWVKYRQRLTL, from the coding sequence ATGATGATCAGCGAAACTGGGTGGTATAGCGCCGCGAAACATCTACCGTCCCCTTTCTATGACGCTCGCCCTCAGCAAGACGATGTCTCTTTGCTGGTGGTACATAACATCAGCCTGCCACCTGGACAGTTTGGTGGTCCTTATATTGAGCAGTTTTTTACTGGTCAGCTCAATCCAGAGGAGCACCCCTTTTTTAAAGTCATTCACAATATGGGCGTGTCTGCGCACTGTTTGATTCGTAGAAGCGGGGAGATTGTGCAGTTTGTCTCTTTCCTTGACCGTGCTTGGCATGCGGGGAAGTCGAGCTTTGCTGGGCGAGAGCGTTGCAATGATTATTCTATTGGCATTGAGCTAGAGGGGACGGATTTTGTCGCCTACAGCGAATCGCAATACCGTGCACTAGCAGAGTTGACCGATGCGATTACCCAACGTTTTCCGCAGATCACGGCAGAACGTATTACAGGACATCAATACATCGCTCCATTAAGAAAAACGGATCCGGGGCTCTCCTTTGATTGGGTGAAGTACCGTCAACGCCTAACTCTGTAG
- a CDS encoding pilin: MKTRQTKQKGFTLIELMIVVAIIGILSAFAVPAYQNYTMRAHASDMLNASSAMKTAVGLCLSDSISAGSCTSGKSGVPNKQIFSGFEVLAKLSGAATVVESAVSGSKGSLPTSAKITLTSSKDTSGISWTVKCSDTDNNVNASDWCPVKQ; this comes from the coding sequence ATGAAAACAAGACAAACAAAGCAAAAAGGCTTTACGTTAATTGAATTGATGATTGTAGTGGCGATTATTGGGATTCTATCGGCTTTTGCTGTACCTGCTTATCAAAACTATACAATGAGAGCCCACGCCAGTGATATGTTGAATGCATCATCAGCCATGAAAACAGCTGTTGGCCTTTGTCTATCGGACAGCATTTCAGCAGGAAGTTGCACATCCGGGAAAAGCGGCGTACCAAATAAACAAATATTCTCAGGCTTTGAGGTTTTAGCAAAATTAAGTGGTGCTGCAACTGTCGTTGAATCTGCAGTGTCGGGAAGCAAAGGGTCGTTGCCAACATCAGCCAAAATAACGTTAACCTCCAGCAAAGATACAAGTGGAATTAGTTGGACTGTCAAATGTTCAGATACCGACAATAACGTGAATGCGTCCGACTGGTGTCCAGTTAAACAATGA
- the rplS gene encoding 50S ribosomal protein L19, with translation MSNIIKALEEEQLKSDLPKFAPGDTVVVQVKVKEGDRERLQAFEGVVIAIRNRGLHSAFTVRKISNGEGVERTFQTHSPMVDSIEVKRRGAVRRAKLYYLRERSGKSARIKEKLAKK, from the coding sequence ATGAGCAACATCATTAAAGCTCTTGAAGAAGAGCAACTAAAATCAGACCTTCCTAAATTCGCACCAGGTGACACTGTTGTAGTTCAGGTTAAGGTAAAAGAAGGTGACCGTGAGCGTCTACAGGCTTTCGAAGGCGTTGTAATCGCTATTCGTAACCGTGGTCTTCACTCTGCATTCACAGTTCGTAAGATCTCGAACGGTGAAGGTGTTGAGCGTACGTTCCAAACTCACTCTCCAATGGTTGATAGCATTGAAGTTAAACGCCGCGGTGCAGTACGTCGTGCCAAGCTGTACTACCTACGTGAGCGTTCTGGTAAGTCTGCTCGTATTAAAGAGAAGCTTGCTAAGAAGTAA